A DNA window from Paenibacillus andongensis contains the following coding sequences:
- a CDS encoding carbohydrate ABC transporter permease, which yields MSIVLKKKTPDKIFDVVLYAGLGLFCLATLFPLYYVFIVSVTPYTEVLRSGGFVLFPSVFTLDAFRTVLGSNVVPNALQVTLFITVAGTMLNLIATTALAYPLSKKFLPGRNAMLLAIIFTMLFSGGLIPVYMIVKALGMMNTLWALVIPGMISSFNLLIMKTYFEGLPHEVEEAAKVDGAGDLATLLRIVLPLSLPILATLTLFFAVGHWNTYFAGIMYLHERELYPLQVVLRNMIMTPSVSQELSVPQSDLQSLPPETVKMAVVVIAIVPVLVLYPFLQKYFMKGMLIGSIKG from the coding sequence ATGTCGATTGTATTAAAAAAGAAAACACCCGACAAGATATTCGATGTCGTTTTGTACGCAGGGCTAGGCTTGTTCTGTTTAGCGACCCTCTTTCCGCTTTACTATGTTTTCATCGTATCCGTTACACCCTATACCGAGGTGCTGCGCAGTGGTGGATTCGTACTATTCCCCAGTGTCTTCACACTTGATGCGTTCCGGACTGTGCTGGGCAGCAATGTTGTGCCAAATGCACTGCAGGTGACCCTATTTATTACCGTAGCCGGAACCATGCTCAATTTGATAGCCACGACGGCGCTTGCTTACCCATTGTCCAAAAAGTTTTTGCCGGGCAGGAACGCCATGCTGCTTGCTATCATCTTTACGATGTTGTTCTCGGGTGGACTTATCCCCGTCTATATGATCGTCAAAGCGCTCGGAATGATGAATACCTTGTGGGCGCTAGTCATTCCCGGCATGATTTCGTCCTTCAATCTGCTGATCATGAAGACGTATTTCGAAGGACTGCCGCACGAGGTAGAGGAGGCGGCGAAGGTGGACGGCGCCGGCGATTTGGCAACGCTGCTGCGCATTGTACTGCCGCTCTCGCTGCCGATTCTCGCGACACTCACGCTTTTTTTCGCAGTCGGACATTGGAATACCTATTTCGCCGGCATCATGTATTTGCATGAGCGCGAGCTGTATCCGCTACAAGTCGTACTGCGCAACATGATTATGACGCCAAGCGTCAGCCAAGAGCTGTCGGTGCCGCAATCGGATTTGCAATCACTCCCTCCAGAGACAGTCAAAATGGCGGTCGTCGTCATTGCAATCGTACCTGTACTTGTCCTTTATCCGTTTCTGCAAAAATATTTTATGAAAGGCATGCTGATTGGTTCAATCAAAGGATGA
- a CDS encoding ABC transporter permease has translation MQASKLTITGQTIVPPKGVKRGFWRTIAKYRWLYILTAPGLLYYLVFHYAPMVGLVIAFKDYNLMKGFWASDWIGLDNFRKIFNSPEFPLLLKNTVLLSTYRILFNMFPDVILALLLNEVRVNWFKRIVQTITYGPHFLSWIIVYGLVFSFFAPGSGLVTTLFRDMSWGNIDIMTNSDTFRPMLLITDIWKNTGFGAIIYLAALSSINPELYEAAVMDGAGRGQQMWHVTLPGIRDVFMLMIILRIGHILDAGFDQVYIFLNARVYDVGDILDTWIFRRGIEQLDFSVPTAMGVFKSVIGLILVLGANKLAKRFGGSGIW, from the coding sequence ATGCAAGCCAGCAAGTTGACCATAACGGGACAAACTATCGTACCGCCTAAAGGCGTAAAGCGCGGTTTTTGGCGGACGATCGCAAAGTATCGCTGGCTTTATATACTTACAGCGCCGGGGCTGCTCTATTATCTAGTGTTTCATTATGCGCCGATGGTAGGCTTGGTTATTGCTTTCAAGGACTACAATCTGATGAAAGGCTTTTGGGCCAGCGACTGGATAGGACTGGACAACTTTCGTAAAATTTTTAACTCGCCAGAATTCCCTCTGCTGCTCAAAAACACAGTATTGCTAAGTACTTACCGGATATTATTCAATATGTTCCCCGACGTTATCCTCGCACTGCTGTTGAATGAGGTTCGGGTCAACTGGTTCAAACGGATCGTTCAGACCATTACGTATGGTCCGCACTTCTTATCGTGGATTATCGTCTACGGCCTTGTGTTCTCATTCTTCGCGCCGGGATCAGGTCTGGTGACGACACTGTTTCGTGATATGAGCTGGGGCAATATCGACATCATGACGAATTCCGATACGTTTCGGCCGATGCTGCTGATAACGGACATCTGGAAAAATACGGGCTTCGGGGCGATCATTTATTTGGCAGCCTTATCATCGATCAATCCAGAGCTGTACGAGGCGGCTGTTATGGACGGGGCTGGCAGAGGGCAACAAATGTGGCATGTTACCCTGCCCGGTATACGCGATGTGTTCATGCTGATGATCATTTTGCGAATCGGACATATTTTGGATGCGGGCTTCGATCAGGTGTACATTTTTCTAAATGCAAGGGTGTATGACGTTGGCGACATTCTCGATACCTGGATATTCCGGCGAGGGATTGAGCAGCTGGACTTCAGCGTCCCAACCGCAATGGGCGTATTTAAGTCAGTGATCGGGCTCATCCTGGTGCTCGGCGCAAACAAGCTCGCCAAACGATTCGGAGGATCGGGCATATGGTGA
- a CDS encoding methyl-accepting chemotaxis protein, whose product MSLQSKLIISFAAILFIPCLTLGWFSYETSKNKAEQQIMGETTQNVKSLNKLIDEYIKPIQKDVTFLADSLPNKLSSTSSAEPTVKSLIAKFQAVHPELESTYVGTSDGVMILNPEGTLPEGFDPRKRPWYENALKNKGQTIITDPYVNATNGEIVITLARMTADGSKVIGVDLNMTEFAKEVLKVKIGENGFMSIVDKSKTYLVHPTMKAGTPVPVDISQPMFAADESTFVFQQNGEAMRSIFVTNSLTGWKLTGTISLQEIMKEASGILRNTLYIVLIAMIIGAVLIYFIIRSIIIPVKSLITVSQQVSEGNLCVRVKETMAKDEISELGRTFNKMIDSLKLVLMEVSEKSSMLAASSEQLTASSEQTSNATHFIAENIQQMAEGAEKQVGTVKQGARIVDEMSKDVLEIASSAQAVSDKATQATHISKEGNVTIQTAVAQMNSIKGTVESLSHVIQNLMKQSNQIEGIVSLISEISSQTNLLSLNASIEAARAGEHGRGFQVVAKEVKKLSEQTAKSSHQIIDMIQIIQTESQQAVKSMDETYTEVTGGIDIMNRAGELFRQIQHSVVELEAQIQSVSASSQQLSSGAEQTIMAMDTIFNVVEKSASATQNVSAAAQEQLASMEEIAASSESLSKMAIELQEINEKFRT is encoded by the coding sequence ATGTCATTGCAAAGCAAACTGATTATTTCATTCGCCGCTATTTTGTTCATTCCTTGTTTAACGCTAGGTTGGTTTTCCTATGAGACCTCCAAAAATAAAGCAGAACAACAAATTATGGGGGAAACGACCCAAAATGTTAAATCATTAAATAAGCTGATCGATGAATACATCAAACCGATCCAAAAGGATGTCACTTTTTTGGCTGATAGTTTGCCGAATAAGCTGAGCAGTACTAGTAGTGCGGAACCGACAGTCAAAAGTTTAATCGCCAAGTTTCAAGCCGTTCACCCCGAATTGGAATCAACGTATGTTGGGACATCGGATGGGGTTATGATCCTAAACCCGGAGGGGACACTACCGGAAGGTTTTGATCCTAGAAAAAGACCCTGGTACGAAAATGCGCTGAAGAACAAAGGCCAAACGATCATTACAGATCCATACGTCAATGCGACAAATGGAGAAATTGTTATTACACTTGCAAGAATGACGGCGGATGGCTCCAAAGTCATTGGGGTCGATTTGAATATGACCGAATTTGCAAAAGAAGTGCTGAAGGTTAAAATCGGAGAAAACGGATTTATGTCCATTGTCGACAAGTCAAAAACATATCTCGTACACCCTACTATGAAAGCAGGGACTCCAGTACCGGTTGATATCTCCCAACCCATGTTTGCAGCGGATGAGTCCACTTTCGTGTTCCAACAAAATGGGGAAGCGATGAGATCGATATTCGTAACAAACAGCTTAACAGGCTGGAAGTTAACGGGGACCATTTCTCTTCAGGAAATTATGAAAGAAGCTTCGGGGATTTTGAGAAATACCTTGTATATCGTCCTGATCGCTATGATTATCGGTGCTGTATTGATTTATTTCATAATTCGTTCGATCATCATTCCTGTAAAAAGCTTAATTACGGTTTCGCAACAAGTTAGCGAAGGCAATCTGTGCGTGCGAGTAAAAGAGACGATGGCCAAAGATGAAATTTCAGAGCTTGGGCGTACTTTTAACAAGATGATTGATTCGTTGAAGTTAGTATTAATGGAGGTAAGCGAGAAATCGAGCATGTTAGCAGCTTCGTCAGAGCAGCTTACGGCAAGCTCGGAGCAAACTTCGAATGCCACCCACTTCATCGCCGAAAATATTCAGCAAATGGCAGAAGGTGCAGAGAAGCAGGTTGGAACCGTCAAGCAAGGGGCGCGAATCGTGGATGAAATGTCCAAAGATGTCTTAGAAATTGCTTCAAGCGCTCAAGCGGTTTCGGATAAAGCAACGCAAGCCACTCATATATCCAAAGAAGGCAATGTGACCATCCAAACGGCAGTAGCTCAAATGAACTCCATAAAAGGAACTGTCGAAAGCTTGTCTCATGTCATTCAAAATCTAATGAAACAATCGAATCAAATTGAAGGGATTGTATCTCTGATAAGTGAAATATCGTCTCAAACGAACCTGTTATCTTTGAATGCATCGATTGAAGCAGCTCGAGCAGGAGAACATGGCCGAGGATTCCAGGTCGTTGCCAAAGAGGTGAAGAAATTATCGGAGCAGACAGCTAAGTCATCTCATCAAATCATCGATATGATTCAGATTATTCAAACCGAGTCGCAGCAAGCCGTTAAATCCATGGATGAGACATACACAGAAGTGACGGGAGGCATTGATATCATGAATAGGGCTGGAGAGTTATTTCGCCAGATTCAGCATTCCGTCGTAGAATTAGAAGCACAAATTCAATCCGTTTCGGCGTCTTCGCAGCAGCTTTCAAGCGGTGCAGAGCAAACGATTATGGCTATGGATACCATTTTCAATGTTGTGGAGAAAAGCGCATCGGCTACTCAGAATGTTTCCGCAGCGGCACAAGAGCAATTAGCATCGATGGAAGAAATCGCAGCGTCATCAGAGTCATTATCTAAGATGGCTATTGAACTTCAAGAGATAAATGAAAAGTTTAGAACCTAG
- a CDS encoding MFS transporter: MNRLSIYILALGVFLTATSELVVAGILKVIAEDLNISIAVAGQLITAYSLAFAIGTPIVVSLTSRMGRRKVLLGSMFVFILGCLASFGSSEISVLMVSRIILGVSAGVYLVVVFGAVAKLVPAEKLGSAIGTIVLGFSSAMILGVPIGIAITNWWSWQAIFIILGLFSLLITFVIFRLLPEIEGDAPVPFRQQFKVLGSLVIVSGLFLTFFRESGNSILFTYLTPFLQDVLHLKASNISIVMLAFGIFGAVGSRLGGYGVDRWGAARVITQSIIVHAAALALLPIMSGSLIMSLVLIALMVFSMFVTGPAIQTYFIQQATQSSNLVLSLNTSIIHLGLAVGAGAGGVMANATSTVYYHPWMASIVIVLGLAAALVSFSTGKKVHSYSPQ, translated from the coding sequence ATGAATCGACTGTCTATCTACATCCTTGCCCTAGGGGTATTTCTAACGGCGACCTCCGAGTTGGTTGTTGCCGGAATTCTTAAAGTCATTGCTGAAGACTTAAACATTTCTATCGCTGTTGCGGGGCAGCTAATCACAGCCTATTCTCTTGCGTTTGCGATTGGAACTCCCATTGTGGTGTCACTTACTTCCCGGATGGGGCGCAGGAAAGTGCTGCTTGGTTCAATGTTTGTATTTATCTTGGGCTGCTTGGCTTCTTTTGGGAGTTCAGAGATTTCGGTCCTAATGGTTTCTCGTATTATTCTTGGGGTAAGCGCAGGCGTTTATCTTGTCGTAGTGTTTGGTGCGGTTGCCAAATTAGTGCCTGCGGAGAAACTAGGAAGTGCGATTGGCACGATCGTACTTGGGTTTAGCAGCGCTATGATCTTAGGGGTTCCGATAGGAATTGCCATTACGAACTGGTGGAGTTGGCAAGCCATTTTCATTATTTTAGGCTTATTCAGTCTGTTAATTACATTTGTAATCTTCCGCCTTCTTCCAGAGATTGAGGGGGACGCTCCGGTTCCATTCAGGCAGCAATTTAAAGTGTTGGGAAGTCTCGTCATCGTTAGCGGCTTGTTTCTCACCTTTTTTAGGGAGTCGGGTAATTCGATTTTATTTACGTATCTGACGCCATTTTTACAAGACGTCCTACATTTGAAAGCTTCCAACATAAGTATCGTTATGCTTGCTTTCGGTATTTTCGGAGCCGTCGGTTCTCGTTTAGGTGGTTATGGCGTTGATCGATGGGGAGCGGCTCGCGTCATTACGCAGAGTATTATTGTTCATGCAGCAGCTCTTGCTCTACTGCCTATTATGTCCGGATCATTAATCATGAGTTTAGTGTTAATCGCCCTTATGGTATTCTCTATGTTCGTGACCGGCCCAGCTATCCAAACGTATTTTATTCAACAAGCGACGCAGTCATCCAATCTCGTTCTCAGTTTGAACACATCCATCATTCATTTGGGATTAGCGGTAGGAGCTGGAGCGGGGGGAGTGATGGCGAACGCTACTTCGACTGTCTACTATCATCCATGGATGGCAAGCATCGTAATTGTGCTCGGGTTAGCGGCTGCCTTAGTCAGTTTTTCTACGGGAAAGAAGGTACACAGTTATAGTCCCCAATGA
- a CDS encoding winged helix-turn-helix transcriptional regulator, translating to MEPLQKEVHDFSNICSVLTILGAKWAFLVIAELSKGPKRFKQLHRDLVIVKTQSLTDVLRHLEQNGIVLREVTPTVPIMVEYSLTEKGIDFQTALKEMDKWAKRWGSNNH from the coding sequence ATGGAACCTCTACAAAAAGAAGTACATGACTTCTCTAACATCTGTTCCGTATTGACAATACTTGGTGCCAAATGGGCATTCCTAGTGATCGCGGAGCTATCTAAAGGCCCGAAACGATTTAAACAGCTTCATCGAGATTTAGTGATCGTCAAGACACAATCCTTAACGGATGTGCTGAGGCATTTAGAGCAGAACGGGATTGTTCTACGTGAAGTAACTCCAACTGTACCCATCATGGTAGAATATTCATTGACGGAAAAAGGAATTGATTTTCAGACCGCTCTCAAAGAAATGGATAAATGGGCCAAGAGATGGGGAAGCAATAACCATTAA